The following are encoded in a window of Qipengyuania soli genomic DNA:
- a CDS encoding cell wall hydrolase has product MVRKTTGFTAAIAAAVTLTFVGMDSSGANAQVAANATPTTASEAPLTEEVVPVFVEKEVVQELPEEARNEIQETAEEPRAQNLRQLVAAMPATGELSAELQCLAGAIYFESRGEPLSGQLAVAQVIINRSQDGRFPSSYCGVVYQRSQFSFVKGGRMPHIRTSSTAWRNAKAIARIAHRGLWDSEAGEALYFHAKYVKPSWSRKKVATATIDTHVFYR; this is encoded by the coding sequence ATGGTTCGCAAGACTACCGGCTTTACCGCGGCGATCGCGGCTGCCGTAACACTTACTTTTGTCGGGATGGATAGTTCCGGCGCAAACGCCCAAGTCGCAGCGAATGCGACTCCGACCACCGCCTCCGAGGCACCGCTGACCGAAGAGGTCGTGCCGGTCTTCGTGGAGAAGGAAGTGGTCCAGGAGCTTCCCGAGGAAGCTCGAAACGAGATTCAGGAAACCGCCGAGGAACCGCGCGCTCAAAACTTGCGCCAGCTTGTCGCTGCCATGCCTGCGACCGGCGAGCTTTCGGCAGAACTCCAGTGCCTTGCTGGCGCGATCTACTTCGAATCGCGCGGCGAACCCCTTTCCGGCCAGCTGGCCGTGGCACAGGTGATCATCAACCGCAGTCAGGACGGACGATTTCCCTCCAGCTATTGCGGCGTGGTCTACCAGCGCTCGCAATTCTCCTTCGTGAAGGGTGGCCGTATGCCGCATATCCGCACGAGCTCGACCGCGTGGCGCAATGCCAAGGCGATCGCGCGCATTGCGCATCGCGGTCTGTGGGACAGCGAAGCCGGTGAAGCACTCTACTTCCATGCCAAGTACGTAAAGCCCAGCTGGAGCCGCAAGAAGGTTGCAACAGCGACCATCGATACGCACGTCTTCTATCGCTGA
- a CDS encoding protein-L-isoaspartate O-methyltransferase family protein yields the protein MTTTLAPTSDFAAARRAMIDSQLRTSGVNEAFVLERMGTVAREDFVPEALRSTAYTDRAIRLGKGKALPSPLFHGMMLAEAQPNSGDDVLVIVGGSGYLAALVEPLVGSLRSMDPEEALGGRKKGAYSLVLIDGAVEHLPAAIAKLVAEGGRIVTGLVENGVTRLATGRKAAGSLALLPLAEIGVPRLHQFDRPASWSF from the coding sequence ATGACCACGACCCTCGCCCCCACGTCCGATTTTGCCGCCGCACGCCGCGCGATGATCGATAGCCAGCTTCGCACCAGCGGAGTCAACGAAGCCTTCGTTCTCGAACGCATGGGCACCGTCGCCCGCGAGGACTTCGTGCCCGAAGCGCTGCGAAGCACCGCCTATACCGACCGCGCAATCCGGCTTGGCAAAGGCAAGGCGCTGCCGTCCCCGCTGTTCCACGGGATGATGCTTGCGGAAGCCCAGCCCAATTCCGGTGACGATGTGCTCGTTATCGTCGGTGGCAGCGGTTACCTCGCTGCGCTTGTGGAGCCACTGGTCGGTTCGCTGCGTTCCATGGATCCCGAAGAGGCGCTGGGTGGCCGCAAGAAGGGGGCCTACAGCCTTGTCCTTATCGACGGGGCGGTTGAACACCTCCCCGCTGCCATTGCCAAACTGGTCGCCGAAGGCGGCCGCATCGTGACAGGTCTGGTTGAGAACGGTGTCACGCGCCTCGCCACGGGCCGCAAGGCCGCAGGGTCGCTGGCACTGCTGCCTCTTGCCGAAATCGGCGTGCCGCGGCTGCACCAGTTCGACCGGCCCGCTAGCTGGAGTTTCTGA
- a CDS encoding HesB/IscA family protein translates to MNTTPTLTEAAAARVSAIAQKQAKPAILRLSVEGGGCSGFQYKFDLAAAPEGDDAVSETAGVRLVVDPVSLDLVAGSTVDFVESLGGAAFRVENPQAAAGCGCGSSFGI, encoded by the coding sequence ATGAACACCACGCCCACCTTGACCGAGGCCGCAGCCGCGCGCGTTTCCGCCATCGCGCAGAAACAGGCCAAGCCCGCTATCCTGCGCCTGTCGGTTGAAGGAGGCGGCTGTTCGGGCTTCCAGTACAAGTTCGACCTCGCCGCCGCTCCCGAAGGGGATGATGCGGTGAGCGAAACCGCGGGCGTCCGTCTCGTCGTCGACCCCGTCAGCCTGGACCTCGTCGCCGGTAGCACGGTGGATTTCGTCGAATCGCTTGGCGGCGCCGCGTTCCGGGTCGAAAATCCGCAAGCCGCTGCAGGTTGCGGTTGCGGATCGAGTTTCGGCATCTAG
- a CDS encoding TolC family outer membrane protein — MRLNGVARRLAVTTALAGCVLAVPASADTLQEALTEAYLHNPLLLAARAGQRATDESVVIEKSAGRPNVSSTATYTEIVEGASPNGPDRLFSAGVDLGVPIYSGGAVRNSIKAAENRVESGQADLRGTESAIFTQVVAAYMDVLRGQAVVALSSNQVDVLGVNLQATSDRFEIGDLTRTDVAQSQSRLALAQGDLRSAQANLISARENYIALVGKAPDNLQPPPPLPNLPSDVDSAVDVALENNPDLIAAKERARASEYDIDVAGSGRLPRVSVFAGYDYQNTLNSLRLADGTAAPSQSGRDGQVGVSLRLPLFQGGLPAALERQAQARSAAALEQVVATERDVIAQVRAAWSSWKAALAIIESSQVAVDSASLSLEGVRAENSIGNRTILDVLNAEQELLRSQVQLVTARRNAYVAGFSLLAAMGRAEARDLGFVGEGILYDPATNYDRVKGKWFDWESESDPEVQSTRTVDVPAPNADVPEEDEITSQTGY, encoded by the coding sequence ATGCGATTGAACGGCGTCGCCCGTCGGCTGGCAGTAACCACTGCGCTTGCCGGATGCGTTCTTGCCGTGCCGGCATCCGCCGACACGCTGCAGGAAGCGCTCACCGAAGCATACCTGCATAACCCTCTCCTGCTTGCAGCACGCGCAGGGCAGCGCGCAACCGATGAGAGCGTCGTCATCGAGAAGAGCGCGGGCCGACCAAATGTCTCGAGCACTGCGACTTACACGGAGATTGTCGAGGGCGCTTCGCCGAACGGTCCCGACCGCCTCTTCAGCGCTGGCGTCGACCTTGGCGTGCCGATCTATTCCGGTGGCGCGGTCCGCAATTCGATCAAGGCCGCCGAGAACCGTGTAGAGTCGGGCCAGGCCGACCTCCGAGGAACGGAAAGCGCGATATTCACCCAGGTTGTTGCCGCCTACATGGATGTGCTGCGAGGCCAGGCAGTAGTGGCGCTCTCGTCCAACCAGGTCGACGTGCTGGGTGTAAACCTGCAAGCGACCAGCGACCGGTTCGAGATCGGTGACCTCACGCGCACCGACGTGGCGCAATCGCAGTCACGCCTCGCCCTCGCCCAGGGCGATCTGCGCAGCGCGCAGGCCAACCTCATCAGCGCGCGCGAGAACTACATTGCGCTTGTCGGCAAGGCTCCCGACAACCTCCAGCCGCCGCCGCCACTGCCGAACCTTCCGTCAGACGTCGATTCGGCAGTCGATGTGGCGCTCGAAAACAACCCCGATCTCATTGCCGCCAAGGAGCGTGCGCGGGCGTCGGAATACGATATCGACGTTGCCGGATCGGGCCGCCTGCCCCGCGTTTCGGTATTCGCGGGCTACGATTACCAGAATACGCTCAACTCGCTGCGCCTGGCCGATGGTACTGCAGCGCCTTCGCAATCGGGGCGTGACGGCCAGGTCGGCGTCTCGCTACGCCTGCCGCTGTTCCAGGGCGGCTTGCCCGCAGCGCTCGAACGCCAGGCGCAGGCCCGCTCGGCCGCTGCTCTCGAGCAGGTGGTCGCCACCGAACGTGATGTCATCGCGCAAGTCCGGGCCGCATGGTCGAGCTGGAAGGCAGCCCTCGCAATCATCGAAAGCAGCCAGGTCGCCGTCGATTCGGCATCGCTAAGCCTCGAAGGCGTGCGGGCCGAGAACTCGATCGGCAATCGTACCATCCTCGACGTGCTCAATGCAGAACAGGAATTGCTGCGCTCGCAGGTCCAGCTCGTTACCGCGCGCCGCAATGCCTACGTCGCCGGCTTCTCGCTGCTCGCAGCCATGGGCCGGGCAGAGGCTCGCGATCTCGGGTTCGTCGGCGAAGGCATCCTCTACGATCCGGCCACGAACTACGACCGGGTCAAGGGCAAGTGGTTCGATTGGGAGAGCGAATCCGACCCCGAAGTGCAGTCCACGCGCACGGTCGACGTGCCTGCACCGAATGCCGACGTCCCGGAAGAGGATGAAATCACTTCGCAAACCGGTTATTGA
- a CDS encoding (2Fe-2S) ferredoxin domain-containing protein, translated as MTAKATDLRKAEAALTKIGGATVERQIFLCAISEKQKCCRREEGEAAWKFLKKRLKELGLVGPGGKVQRTKADCLQICEAGPIAVVWPDNVWYHSCNEESLEAIIQRHLIGGVPVEEYRLRPEAD; from the coding sequence ATGACTGCAAAGGCCACGGATCTGCGCAAGGCCGAAGCCGCGCTCACCAAGATTGGCGGGGCGACAGTCGAGCGGCAGATCTTCCTTTGCGCGATTTCCGAGAAGCAGAAGTGCTGTCGCCGCGAGGAGGGCGAGGCTGCGTGGAAATTCCTCAAGAAGCGGCTCAAGGAGCTCGGCCTCGTGGGGCCGGGCGGCAAGGTCCAGCGGACCAAGGCCGACTGCCTCCAGATTTGTGAGGCGGGGCCGATCGCGGTCGTGTGGCCGGACAACGTCTGGTACCATTCCTGCAACGAAGAATCGCTCGAGGCGATCATCCAGCGCCACCTCATCGGCGGCGTGCCTGTTGAGGAGTACCGCTTGCGTCCCGAAGCCGACTAG
- a CDS encoding DUF1491 family protein → MSDARLPAHLEVSALLRLVESNGGFAAVLQRGERDAGTIMILTTERGNNTILWERMPQLDNSRPYTRSRTQGVENKKDFDEYIQRRMRQDPDAWVIELDIVNAERFISTMVT, encoded by the coding sequence ATGAGCGATGCCCGGCTCCCTGCCCATCTCGAAGTGAGCGCCCTCCTTCGCCTCGTGGAAAGCAACGGCGGCTTCGCGGCAGTGCTTCAACGCGGCGAACGCGATGCTGGGACGATCATGATATTAACGACTGAGCGTGGCAATAATACCATCTTGTGGGAACGGATGCCCCAGCTTGATAATTCGCGACCCTATACCCGCTCCCGTACACAAGGAGTTGAAAATAAAAAAGATTTTGACGAGTATATCCAGCGCAGGATGCGCCAAGACCCGGATGCATGGGTGATTGAACTGGATATCGTTAACGCAGAACGCTTCATCTCAACCATGGTTACTTAG
- a CDS encoding CBS domain-containing protein → MDIGTMIAGRTSAEVISCGVDTPVRDAIAILADRRIGALPVMEHGRVVGIFSERDVVYRLASEGDACLSRSMGEVMTSPPITVERRTGILDALALMTRRRIRHLPVVDGEAMCGFISIGDLVKARLDEIQSEAEAMREYIQTA, encoded by the coding sequence ATGGACATCGGTACCATGATCGCGGGGCGGACAAGCGCGGAGGTCATATCCTGCGGAGTCGACACACCCGTTCGCGATGCCATAGCGATCCTGGCGGATCGTCGCATCGGTGCCCTGCCGGTCATGGAACATGGGCGGGTCGTCGGCATCTTTTCCGAACGCGATGTGGTGTACAGGCTGGCAAGCGAGGGGGATGCATGCCTGTCCCGGTCGATGGGCGAGGTCATGACCTCGCCGCCGATTACGGTCGAGCGACGCACCGGCATTCTCGACGCGCTGGCCCTGATGACGCGCCGGCGCATCCGTCACTTGCCTGTCGTGGATGGCGAGGCGATGTGTGGCTTCATATCCATCGGCGATCTGGTGAAGGCCCGCCTTGACGAGATCCAGAGCGAAGCCGAGGCCATGCGCGAGTATATCCAGACCGCTTGA
- a CDS encoding fumarate hydratase — protein MVTISEDDLIESVADALQYISYYHPMDYIRALGEAYEAEKGPAAKDAIAQILTNSRMCAEGHRPICQDTGIVNVFVKWGQNCRLGSDKSLQEVVDEGVRRAYNHPDNKLRASILADPAFTRRNTRDNTPSVLSVEMVPGNTVSIDVAAKGGGSENKSKFKMMNPSDNIVEWVVEQIPSMGAGWCPPGMLGIGIGGTAEHCMKLAKLSLMDPIDMGQLKARGAETDIEQLRIDIFDAVNAMGVGAQGLGGLSTVLDVKILDAPCHAAGKPIAMIPNCAATRHAHFTLDGSGPAYLDPPNIAEYPQVTWQPDAAAKRVDLDNLTPEEVASWQDGDRLLLSGKMLTGRDAAHKRIKDMLDAGEQLPVDFKGRAIYYVGPVDPVMGEVVGPAGPTTATRMDKFTEMMLDLGLLAMIGKAERGHNAVEVISRFKVAYLMATGGAAYLVSRAIKGARVVAFEDLGMEAIYEFEVQDMPVTVAVDARGNNVHTLAPAEWRRRIAEGDFEPAE, from the coding sequence ATGGTGACCATCAGCGAAGACGACCTGATCGAGAGCGTCGCCGACGCACTGCAATACATCTCCTATTACCATCCGATGGATTACATCCGCGCCTTGGGCGAGGCCTATGAGGCGGAGAAAGGCCCGGCGGCGAAGGATGCGATCGCGCAGATCCTCACCAACAGCCGCATGTGCGCAGAGGGGCATCGGCCGATTTGCCAGGACACGGGCATCGTCAACGTCTTCGTGAAGTGGGGCCAGAATTGCCGACTGGGTTCGGACAAGTCGCTGCAGGAGGTTGTCGATGAGGGTGTACGCCGCGCCTACAACCATCCGGACAACAAGCTGCGCGCCTCGATCCTTGCAGATCCCGCCTTTACCCGCCGCAACACGCGCGACAACACACCGAGCGTTCTTTCTGTTGAGATGGTCCCGGGCAACACCGTCAGCATCGACGTTGCGGCCAAGGGCGGCGGCAGCGAGAACAAGTCGAAATTCAAGATGATGAACCCCAGCGACAATATCGTCGAATGGGTGGTCGAGCAGATTCCCTCGATGGGCGCCGGCTGGTGCCCGCCGGGCATGCTCGGCATCGGCATCGGCGGGACGGCCGAACACTGCATGAAGCTCGCCAAGCTCTCGCTGATGGACCCGATCGACATGGGCCAGTTGAAGGCACGTGGTGCAGAGACCGATATCGAGCAGTTGCGCATCGACATCTTCGATGCCGTCAATGCCATGGGTGTCGGCGCACAGGGGCTGGGCGGCTTGTCCACTGTGCTCGACGTCAAGATCCTCGACGCACCCTGCCATGCGGCGGGCAAGCCGATCGCGATGATTCCCAATTGCGCGGCGACGCGCCATGCGCATTTCACGCTGGACGGAAGTGGTCCGGCCTATCTCGACCCGCCCAACATCGCCGAATATCCGCAGGTCACCTGGCAACCTGATGCGGCTGCGAAGCGGGTCGACCTCGACAACCTTACTCCGGAAGAAGTGGCCAGTTGGCAGGACGGTGACCGCTTGCTGCTGTCGGGCAAGATGCTCACCGGGCGCGATGCGGCGCACAAGCGCATCAAGGACATGCTCGATGCGGGAGAGCAGCTGCCGGTCGATTTCAAGGGGCGTGCGATCTACTATGTCGGCCCGGTCGACCCCGTGATGGGTGAAGTTGTCGGCCCTGCCGGACCGACTACGGCCACCCGCATGGACAAGTTCACCGAGATGATGCTCGACCTCGGGCTGCTTGCGATGATCGGCAAGGCCGAGCGCGGCCACAATGCGGTCGAGGTGATCAGTCGTTTCAAGGTCGCCTACCTGATGGCGACCGGTGGTGCGGCTTATCTCGTCAGCAGAGCGATCAAGGGTGCGCGGGTCGTGGCCTTCGAGGATCTCGGCATGGAAGCCATCTATGAGTTTGAGGTGCAAGACATGCCGGTGACGGTGGCGGTCGATGCGCGGGGCAACAACGTCCACACGCTTGCGCCCGCCGAATGGCGCCGTCGTATCGCCGAAGGGGACTTCGAGCCCGCCGAATGA
- the xth gene encoding exodeoxyribonuclease III: MKIASFNINGIKARLPRLKEWLEETRPTVACLQEIKTMDDGFPADEFEAIGYKAIWHGQKSFNGVAILADGVEPLEIKRGLGIDGPKDGEGEQARYLEAEVNGVRICNLYLPNGNPHPGPKFDYKLAWMDKLRARMHEIWAEEIPAVVLGDFNVIPEDKDVWSVKAMQDDALMQPESRDAYARLLGHGWTDAINTLNPRGGVWTYWDYQAGAWQRDHGFRIDHLLLSPELADRMAAAGVDKEYRGREKASDHTPVWVEIADHS, translated from the coding sequence ATGAAAATCGCCAGCTTCAACATCAACGGTATCAAGGCCCGCCTGCCGCGGCTGAAGGAATGGCTCGAGGAGACCCGGCCCACCGTCGCCTGCTTGCAGGAAATCAAGACGATGGACGACGGCTTCCCGGCCGACGAGTTCGAAGCCATCGGCTACAAGGCGATCTGGCATGGCCAGAAGAGTTTCAACGGCGTCGCCATCCTTGCCGATGGCGTCGAGCCGCTCGAAATCAAGCGCGGCTTGGGGATCGACGGTCCCAAGGACGGCGAGGGCGAACAGGCACGCTATCTCGAGGCCGAGGTCAACGGCGTGCGTATCTGCAACCTCTACCTGCCCAACGGCAATCCGCATCCCGGGCCCAAATTCGACTACAAGCTTGCGTGGATGGATAAGCTGCGCGCCCGAATGCACGAGATCTGGGCCGAAGAAATCCCGGCCGTCGTGCTTGGCGACTTCAATGTAATCCCCGAAGACAAGGACGTCTGGTCGGTCAAGGCAATGCAGGACGACGCGCTGATGCAGCCCGAGTCGCGCGACGCCTATGCCCGGCTGCTTGGTCACGGGTGGACCGATGCCATCAACACGCTCAACCCGCGCGGTGGTGTGTGGACCTATTGGGATTACCAGGCGGGCGCATGGCAGCGCGACCATGGCTTTCGGATCGACCACCTGCTCCTGTCACCCGAGTTGGCCGATCGCATGGCGGCGGCGGGCGTCGACAAGGAATATCGCGGACGCGAGAAGGCCAGTGACCATACCCCCGTCTGGGTCGAGATCGCGGATCACTCGTAG
- a CDS encoding PaaI family thioesterase has protein sequence MTRAATTGAARHYRALENLYASAPVNALFRSTIAIPGDGLSSITFDVSEEFYHAAGAAHGTIYFKMLDDAAFYAANSLVTDRFLLTTSFNLHFTKPVRGGKVVAEGKWISGRKRVYVAEARLIDAEGDEIGRGTGTFMRSHIALSGLPGYALEAAA, from the coding sequence ATGACCAGGGCCGCAACCACCGGGGCGGCGCGGCATTACCGCGCGCTCGAAAATCTCTATGCGTCGGCCCCGGTCAATGCGCTGTTCCGTTCAACCATCGCGATTCCCGGGGATGGCCTGTCGAGCATCACTTTCGACGTGTCCGAGGAATTCTACCACGCTGCCGGTGCCGCGCATGGCACGATCTATTTCAAGATGCTCGACGATGCAGCTTTCTATGCTGCCAACAGCCTCGTCACCGATCGCTTCCTCCTGACAACCTCGTTCAACCTCCATTTCACCAAGCCAGTGCGTGGAGGAAAGGTGGTTGCGGAGGGGAAATGGATCAGCGGTCGGAAGCGGGTCTATGTCGCGGAAGCGCGGCTCATCGATGCCGAAGGTGACGAGATCGGCCGCGGCACGGGCACCTTCATGCGCTCCCACATCGCCCTTTCGGGGCTACCGGGCTACGCACTGGAAGCTGCAGCATGA
- a CDS encoding alpha/beta hydrolase family protein, with translation MTRSIRVAIPFASAFALLAANPLAAESREPMSAQDIVTMPRLGAPAVDPTDTLAVYPVTETDPETYARKGALYLRSLKQLDAKPIRLDLEASDARFGGDGWLYYLADDADGGDAATSQVWRARVAVDGTVSDAAQVTRLPRAVNGFVLSQDAKRIAVFTEISRACASLDCDDSAKPFTPGPGTGRLYQGDGGFVRHWDHWETPGTYNRTFVFQLQNGEVADNGTAVDGPDGAGGPSGDTPTMPFGGNEDIAFAPDGKSLYFVAREADAKEPYSTNLDIWWSDLSGSAPVNLTAANEAMDMLPAPSPDGRYLAYVAMERPTYEADRQVVMLRDLKTGKLSALTAKADLSFGSLAWTPDSRWIVATAQDVLDTPAFRIDPRSGAVEKLDLMAGNEAHIGNVVPLRAGGLLFTRDSIGAPPEMYLSRKWGQAKPLTDVAMSRMGTLAPVSVERFSFPGANGDTVWGQITKPDGIQGKLPAILYVHGGPQGSFNDSWSNRWNPRVVASQGYAVISVDFHGSTGYGQAFTDSIRNDWGGKPLEDLQKGLAHALSIDKQIDGTRACAMGASYGGYMMNWIAGQWSDRFDCLVQHDGVFDARAMAYETEELWFDIWEHGGKKYYEDPAAYERWNPANHVDKWKTPMLVITGEKDFRIPYTQGIASFTALQMRGIPSQLLVFPDENHWVLKPKNSLQWHNTVFAWLDRWLKPAE, from the coding sequence ATGACAAGAAGCATCCGGGTCGCAATCCCGTTCGCCAGCGCCTTTGCGCTCCTCGCTGCCAACCCGCTCGCTGCCGAGAGCCGCGAGCCGATGAGCGCGCAGGACATCGTCACCATGCCGCGCCTTGGCGCGCCTGCAGTGGATCCCACGGATACGCTTGCCGTCTATCCGGTCACCGAGACCGATCCGGAGACCTATGCGCGCAAGGGCGCTCTTTACCTGCGCTCGCTGAAACAGCTCGACGCGAAGCCGATAAGGCTCGACCTCGAAGCCTCGGATGCACGCTTCGGCGGCGACGGATGGCTTTACTACCTCGCCGACGATGCCGATGGCGGTGACGCGGCGACCAGCCAGGTCTGGCGCGCCCGAGTGGCGGTAGATGGCACGGTTAGCGATGCAGCTCAGGTCACCCGCCTGCCACGCGCGGTCAACGGTTTCGTCCTCTCGCAGGATGCCAAGCGGATCGCAGTCTTCACCGAGATTTCCCGCGCGTGCGCCTCGCTCGATTGCGATGACAGCGCAAAGCCCTTCACGCCCGGTCCGGGGACGGGGCGTCTCTACCAAGGTGACGGCGGTTTCGTGCGGCACTGGGATCACTGGGAAACGCCGGGCACATACAACCGCACTTTTGTTTTCCAGCTCCAGAACGGGGAAGTCGCTGACAATGGTACTGCCGTGGACGGTCCGGATGGGGCCGGTGGCCCCAGCGGCGATACGCCAACCATGCCCTTCGGCGGCAATGAGGACATTGCCTTCGCACCCGACGGCAAAAGCCTCTACTTCGTTGCGCGCGAAGCGGATGCGAAAGAACCCTATTCCACCAACCTCGACATCTGGTGGTCGGATCTTTCCGGCAGCGCACCGGTGAACCTGACCGCTGCGAACGAGGCGATGGACATGCTGCCCGCACCCTCTCCCGACGGGCGGTACCTCGCATACGTTGCGATGGAACGTCCGACCTACGAGGCCGACAGGCAAGTCGTCATGCTGCGCGACCTGAAGACCGGCAAGCTGAGTGCACTCACGGCCAAGGCCGACCTCTCGTTCGGCTCGCTTGCGTGGACGCCGGATTCGCGCTGGATCGTCGCAACGGCTCAGGACGTACTCGACACACCTGCATTCCGAATCGATCCGCGCAGCGGCGCGGTCGAAAAGCTGGACCTTATGGCCGGGAATGAGGCCCACATCGGCAATGTCGTCCCGCTGCGCGCTGGCGGCCTGCTGTTCACCCGCGATTCGATCGGCGCGCCGCCGGAAATGTACCTCTCGCGCAAGTGGGGTCAGGCGAAGCCGCTGACCGATGTCGCGATGAGCCGCATGGGCACGCTCGCCCCGGTTTCGGTTGAACGCTTCAGCTTCCCCGGCGCGAATGGCGACACGGTCTGGGGTCAGATCACCAAGCCCGACGGCATTCAGGGCAAGCTGCCCGCCATCCTCTACGTCCATGGCGGACCGCAGGGATCGTTCAACGACAGTTGGTCGAACCGCTGGAACCCTCGAGTCGTCGCGAGCCAGGGATATGCGGTCATCTCGGTCGATTTTCATGGGTCCACCGGTTACGGACAGGCCTTCACCGACAGCATTCGGAACGACTGGGGCGGCAAACCGCTCGAGGACCTGCAGAAGGGCCTCGCCCACGCGCTTTCGATCGACAAGCAGATCGACGGCACGCGAGCCTGCGCCATGGGCGCCTCATACGGCGGCTACATGATGAACTGGATCGCAGGGCAGTGGTCGGACCGCTTCGACTGCCTCGTCCAGCATGACGGCGTTTTCGATGCCCGGGCCATGGCCTACGAGACCGAGGAGCTGTGGTTCGACATCTGGGAGCATGGCGGCAAGAAATATTACGAGGACCCCGCAGCCTACGAACGCTGGAATCCGGCGAACCACGTGGACAAGTGGAAGACGCCGATGCTGGTCATCACCGGCGAAAAGGATTTCCGCATTCCCTATACGCAGGGCATCGCCTCCTTCACGGCACTGCAGATGCGTGGGATTCCCAGCCAGCTGCTGGTCTTCCCGGACGAGAACCACTGGGTGCTCAAGCCGAAGAACTCGCTGCAATGGCACAACACGGTGTTCGCGTGGCTCGACCGTTGGCTGAAGCCCGCCGAATGA
- a CDS encoding DUF2497 domain-containing protein: MQQPGEPSVEEILDSIKKVIARDNRDGMIAERRRRATAEREDVVEPADEEEAIEVLELDSDYAMEHAHAEPECADAADDEDALTRGDTREAMRQNFAALAMLAQPGKAPQIVRSGETSLEGLVREMLRPMLAQWLDDNLPAMVEELVKAEIARIAGKKS; the protein is encoded by the coding sequence ATGCAGCAACCGGGTGAACCGTCGGTCGAAGAGATCCTTGACTCGATCAAGAAGGTCATTGCGCGCGACAATCGCGACGGCATGATCGCCGAACGCCGTCGTCGCGCAACCGCGGAGCGCGAAGACGTCGTCGAACCTGCCGACGAGGAGGAGGCCATCGAGGTCCTGGAACTCGATTCCGACTACGCGATGGAGCACGCGCACGCCGAACCTGAATGTGCCGACGCGGCGGATGACGAGGACGCCCTCACCCGCGGCGACACGCGCGAAGCGATGCGGCAGAACTTTGCCGCCCTCGCCATGCTCGCGCAGCCCGGCAAGGCGCCGCAGATCGTCCGTTCCGGCGAAACATCGCTCGAAGGACTGGTGCGCGAAATGCTTCGCCCGATGCTGGCGCAATGGCTCGATGACAATCTTCCCGCCATGGTCGAGGAACTGGTCAAGGCCGAGATCGCCCGCATCGCCGGCAAGAAGTCCTGA